The Anopheles merus strain MAF chromosome 2L, AmerM5.1, whole genome shotgun sequence genome has a segment encoding these proteins:
- the LOC121592390 gene encoding feline leukemia virus subgroup C receptor-related protein 2 — protein sequence MDLKHSNVPEVTVVADAYMPGSKSSDLIKPPATNGSNATLDKPALPAGEFRMYSRRWLVLAIFVMYSASNALQWIQYSIIANIVQRYYNITSTWVDWTSMIFMILYIPLIFPASWILDKLGLRIAAISGVLGTCIGAWVKCFSVSPDLFWVGFVGQSIVAASQVFILSLPAKVAAVWFGPDQVSSACSIGVFGNQLGIAVGFLVPPMLVENHDDINLIGDDLRLMFYIVAGFTSVLVVLVLFFFKAAPPTPPSAAQEATKTPNPLQSSPFLHSIKRLMLNRNYVLLLISYGMNVGVFYAISTLLNQIVLTHYPGHEVDAGRIGVCIVFAGMLGSVACGIVLDKTHRFKETTLAVYIFTMIGMWIYTFTLSVGHIAVVYVTSALLGFFMTGYLPVGFEFAAELTYPEPEGTSTGLLNAAAQVFGITFTMLYSELLNTNGDIVANVTMAVMLLVGSVVTAVIRSDLRRQAAQNPNP from the exons ATGGATCTGAAGCATTCCAACGTGCCGGAAGTGACGGTCGTCGCTGACGCGTACATGCCGGGCAGCAAGTCGTCGGATCTGATCAAACCGCCGGCAACCAATGGATCGAATGCGACACTCGACAAACCGGCCCTGCCAGCGG GTGAGTTCCGGATGTACAGCCGGCGCTGGCTGGTGCTGGCCATCTTCGTGATGTATTCCGCCTCGAATGCGCTGCAGTGGATCCAGTACAGTATCATCGCAAATATCGTGCAGCG ATACTACAACATCACCAGCACCTGGGTCGACTGGACGTCTATGATATTCATGATCCTGTACATTCCGCTCATCTTTCCGGCCAGCTGGATTCTGGATAAATTG GGGCTACGAATTGCTGCCATCAGCGGTGTGCTCGGTACGTGTATCGGTGCCTGGGTCAAGTGTTTCTCCGTCAGTCCGGACCTGTTCTGGGTGGGCTTCGTCGGCCAGTCGATAGTGGCCGCCTCGCAGGTGTTTATCCTGTCGCTGCCGGCCAAGGTAGCGGCCGTCTGGTTCGGACCGGATCAGGTGTCGTCGGCCTGCAGCATCGGCGTGTTCGGTAATCAG CTTGGCATAGCGGTCGGGTTTCTTGTGCCACCGATGCTGGTGGAAAACCATGACGACATCAACCTCATCGGTGATGACCTACGGCTGATGTTTTACATTGTGGCTGGCTTCACGTCCGTGCTGGTCGTGCTGGTGCTGTTCT TCTTCAAGGCGGCACCGCCGACACCACCGTCCGCTGCACAGGAGGCGACGAAAACGCCCAACCCGCTGCAGTCGTCACCGTTCCTGCACTCGATCAAGCGCCTCATGCTCAACCGGAACTacgtgctgctgctcatcTCGTACGGCATGAACGTGGGAGTGTTCTATGCCATCTCCACGCTGCTGAATCAG ATCGTCCTGACGCACTATCCCGGCCATGAGGTGGATGCGGGCCGCATTGGCGTGTGTATCGTGTTCGCCGGCATGCTCGGATCGGTCGCCTGCGGTATCGTGCTCGATAAGACGCATCGATTTAA AGAAACTACACTTGCCGTGTACATTTTCACCATGATCGGTATGTGGATCTACACCTTCACCCTTTCGGTCGGTCACATTGCTGTGGTGTACGTCACCTCCGCCCTGTTGGG CTTCTTCATGACCGGTTACCTACCGGTTGGGTTCGAGTTTGCAGCCGAGCTGACGTACCCGGAACCGGAAGGCACCTCGACCGGGCTGCTGAACGCGGCGGCCCAGGTGTTCGGTATCACCTTCACCATGCTCTACTCGGAGCTGCTCAACACGAACGGTGACATCGTGGCGAACGTAACGATGGCTGTGATGCTGCTGGTCGGCTCCGTCGTAACCGCCGTCATACGGTCCGATCTGAGGCGCCAGGCCGCCCAGAACCCGAACCCGTAA